The following DNA comes from Limnobacter sp. SAORIC-580.
GGCAAGCGGTTCGGGCGGTTGCGACGGGGCGCGTGGTGTTTTCGGAATGGCTGCGAGGATTCGGCGAAATTGTGATTATTGACCATGGCGACCAGTTTTTGAGCGTTTATGGCAACAATGGTAAATTAATGAAAAGATCAGGGGATTCCGTGAAAGCGGGTGACACCATTGCAGAAACTGGTAACAGCAGTGGTAATCTTGATACAGGTTTATACTTTGAACTAAGGCATCAGGGACAACCCTTCGATCCTATTTCGTGGACCAAAGGTCGGTAGGAATTATGCGTCAAAAATTGCGACAAATCAGTTTGGTATCAGTCGGTGTAGTGGCCGGCGTGTTGGTCAGCGTGGGTATTAGCGCGGTGGCCCAACGGCAGCAGCCCGAGGCCTTGCCATTGAGTGAGCTGCGTCAGTTCACTGAGGTATTTGGCGCAATCAAGAGTTTTTACGTGGAACCCGTGGGCGATGACAAGTTGTTCAACGGTGCCATCAGCGGCATGGTGGCCAACCTAGACCCCCACTCCAGCTACCTGGATGCAGAAGCGTTCAAAGAACTGCGCGTGGGCACGCAAGGTGAATTTGGCGGCCTGGGCATTGAAGTAGGTACTGAGGACGGCTTTGTCAAGGTGATTTCGCCGATTGAAGACACCCCCGCCGCGAAAGCTGGCGTGAAGGCCGGCGACCTGATTGTGAAAATCGATGACAAGCCCACCAAAGGCATGAGTTTGTCCGATGCGGTTAATTTGATGCGTGGCAAACCAAAAACCGAGATTCGCCTGACCTTGCTGCGCAAGGACGTGGAAAAGCCAATCGAGGTCAAAATTATTCGCGATGTAATTCGGGTGCAAAGCGTGAAATCCAAGATGCTGGACGATGGCATTGGTTACGTGCGCATTACGCAGTTTCAAGAACACACCGGTGAGTACCTGGTAAAGGCCATCAACACCCTGCAGGCCAAAACACCGATGAAAGGCTTGGTGCTGGATTTGCGCAACGATCCGGGTGGCTTGCTGAATGCTGCAGTAGGCGTTAGCGCCGCCTTTTTGCCCCAAAACACCTTGGTGGTATCTACCGATGGACGTACCGAAGACTCCCAACGCAAGCTGGTGGCAGGCCCTGAAGATTACCTGCGTGGCCGCGAGAAAGACTACCTGAAAGAATTGAGCCCGATTGCGAAAACCGTGCCCATGATTGTGGTGGTAAACGGCGGCTCGGCCTCTGCGTCGGAAATTGTGGCAGGTGCACTGCAAGACCATGGCCGCGCCAAGGTGTTGGGCACACAAACCTTCGGCAAGGGTTCGGTACAAACCATATTGCCTTTGAACAACAACACGGCGATCAAGCTGACCACGGCACGTTACTACACGCCAAATGGCCGCAGCATTCAGGCCAAGGGCATTGAACCTGATTATGTGGTGACCGAAACTCCCGAAGGTGACATTGTTGAGCGTGTTCGCGAAGCGGACCTGACCCGACACCTGAGCAACGACAAGGGCGAAGAAACACCGAGCTCCAAGAATTCGGACAGCAACAAGAACGCAGACATGAAGCCGATTGTGTTCGGCGAAAAAGACGATTATCAATTGCAACAAGCCCTGAATTACCTGAAAGGCAAGCCCGTGGTGCAAAACCGCAAGGCTGCACAAACGGCCAAGTCAGCCAAGTAAGCCGCCCCGAAAACGGCTTGAACGTGGAACTGAGAGACTTGAATGACGAGGAGTTACTTCGGTACTCCCGTCACATTCTTCTGGATGAAATCGGTATTGAGGGCCAATCGCGCATTGCCAGTGCCAAAGTGCTGGTAGTGGGTGCAGGTGGCCTGGGTTGCCCCAGTGCGCTGTACCTGGCCAGTGCGGGCGTGGGCACAATTTATATCGCAGACGACGATGAAGTCGACCTGACCAACCTTCAACGCCAGGTGTTACACACCACCGCGCGTGTGGGCATGGCCAAGGTGGAATCGGCCAAAACCCACTTGAATGAACTGAACCCGTGCAGCACGGTTGTGCCCATTGCGCACCGCCTTGAAGGTGAAGAACTGGAGCAGTTGGTTGCGAAAGTGGATGTGGTGCTGGACTGCTGCGACAACTTCAAAACCCGCCACGCCGTGAACCGTGCCTGTGTGAAGTTCGGCAAGCCACTGGTTTCTGGCGCGGCCATTCGGTTGGACGGCCAGTTGGCCGTGTTCGAACTGAATAATCCGCAAGCGCCCTGCTACCACTGCCTGTTCCCGGAAGGGGACGATGTATCAGAAGTGCGTTGCGCCACCATGGGCGTGTTTGCGCCGCTGACAGGCGTGATTGGCACGCTGCAAGCCAGCGAGGCGCTGAAAATTTTGGCTGGCTTTGGACAACCCATGTACAGCACCCTGCAAATTTACGATTCGCGCAGTTGCGAATTCACGAAAATGAAAATTCGCAAAGACCCCAAGTGCACTGTGTGCAATGCCTAGAATTTTGCGGTGCGTATGGCTTCAAACTGCCGAATGCGGTGTTTAACCTTGCCGGTGAGTTGCCGGGGCTTGAACCCCAAACCAGGAAAGGTGATCCAGCTGGTTTGAATGCCGTGCCTGGCGGCTTGCTCCAGGTGCCCAAAGGTGTCGTCTACCAACAAAGCCCGCTTGCCTTTTAACTGGGTTTTCAGATTTGGCCACAAAATATTGGCTGGTTTGGGCCGCCAGGTTTGGTGAACCACCATGTCTTCAATCGCAATTACGGCATGCAGGTGCCGGTACAAACCCATTTCCTTGCACAGTGCCACAGCGTAAGCGCGGGGTGCATTGGTCAGCATAATGCGCAGGCCAGTCAGTTTGCCCAGGCGGTGGGGCACGCTACCATGGCGAGAACTCAATTTTTTCAAGCCCTCGAAACGATGGGTACTGGCCAAAAAGTGGTGCGGGTTGGTTTGATGATGGCGCATCATGCCCAATAAAGTTGCACCATAGCGAAGCCAGTATTGGGTACGCAACTCGCTGGCCTGCTGGGGGTCCAACGCCAGGTGTTCAGCCAGATAGCGTGTCATTTGCCGGTTGATCTCGGGCAGAATGTGGGTGGATGCATGGTGCAGGGTGTTGTCAAGATCGAGTAAATACACTTTGCCGGACAAGCCCGCATGGGGACGACGAATATAACGAATGCGCAAAACGAATGGACCTGAAGTTGAGTTTTCATCCCGAATTTTGTCAGGATACCTTGTGTCATTCTGACACCGCACTGCGGTGCGGTCTAGACAACACTTGCCCGCCAGAGCTGCTTGAAAACCTCAGCAGGCTTTCTGCTTTGCTGGGTGATATTCAAAGGTCCCTGAATATTCGCAGTGGTGCGTTAAAGATTAACAGTGGTTTCAGGGCACATGCCTTGAATGAGAAAGTGGGCGGTGTGCCCAACTCGCAGCACTGCATGGGGCTGGCGGCCGATTTGGTATGCCCCGAATTCGGCAGCCCCTGCGATTTGGCATTGGCCATTGCACAATTGCCATGTGAATTTGATCAACTGATTCTGGAGTTTGGCAAATGGGTGCATGTGTCTGCTGCACCACTGGGCAAAATACCCCGGCGAGAGTGCCTCAGCATTTTCAACAAAGACGAAGGTTATCTGGAAGGTATTGTGAAGCGATGAATGTAAGCAAAAAAACAATGATCAAAATCAGCGCTGCTGCCCTGCTCAGCCTGAGCAGCGTGAGTAGCACTTGGGCGGCAGAGACCACTTGCAGAGGCATGGGCAAACAGGTCATTGATTCAGACCTGCGGTTCTCACTGACGCACAGTCAAATTCCGGGTGAACTGGCCATTAGTACTCACAAAATGCGGGTGGCCGGTACGCAGTACAAACTTGAATCTACTTCACAGGCCAAAGGCTTTTTGGCTTTATTGTACTCGGGCCAGTTAACCCAGAAAAGTGAAGGGCTGGTGGATGCACAATTGGGCTTAACCCCCCTTTACTACGCCGAGCAACGTGGCAAAAAGCCAGTGGCTGAAAGCATGCTGAATGCGGAAACGCAGCAGGTGCTATTCAAGCGCAATGGCGAGTCTGCACCCTATGAAAAAGGGCTGCAGGACCGAATCAGCATGATTTATCAGATTGCTGCGCGTTTGCGCTGCAACGCTGACCTGAAAACGGGCGAAACATTGCCCATGCGGGTCATGAGCACCGGGCGCGTGGGCAATGAGGTTTTTGTTCTGAAGAAAACAGAAGATTTAACCCTGGACCTGGGCAAAGGCGAACGCCGGGTGAGCACCCTGCAATTTGAAACCAAACCTGAGGACGCAGGCGATGAAGTTGTGCGCATTTGGTATGCCAAAGATTTGAACTGGCAGCCTGCAAAAATAGAAATTCAGGATGCCGACGGCAAAGCCTTGACCCAAACCCTGATTGGCACGGGCACTTAACTGCTGGCAGGCACGCGGCGCAGCAAATTGGGATCTGCTTCAAGAATAGGCAAGTTGACCTGATGACGCTGCCCGCTGCGACGCATGACTGCGAAGGTTGGACCTACTTCCTCCAGCGTCCAACCGTTGGCCACTTCATCACCCACGCGCTTTGATTGCGCGGGCTGCCCTTCAATGGACATGACGGCAGCCCCCTTTCCTTCGCTGTTGGCAAAAATGCCCAACAAATTCACAGAGGGCGGCGTAAGACCGCCCGCGGTTTCAACGCCCATCAGCCGCGCTTCAGGCGACTGGTCGATTTGATAATTCGCCGAGGCCTGAGCAGGCATGGCAGGTGCAACCACAGGCGCAGGCGCGAACAACTTGATCAACACCCACACAGCCAGCCCCACTGTGCTCAACCACAACACCATTCTCAATCCCTGAACAAGTCTTGGTGACAAGCTGATCTGGGCAACGGGTTTTTTCAATGCAAGTTTCATGGGGCGAAGGGAAGTGACTCACTGGAAAGCATCATAACCCGCAAGATGGGCCAGATTCAAAAAAAAACCGGACAACCCGCGAGGGTGACCGGTTTTTAAGCCATGCTTCAAGGGTTGTCGGCAACTTGAGTTGCCCACATCCGAAGTATGCGCACGCAAGAACACCTAAGAAAGACCCTATTTACGTGACAAAGGTAAAGGTTTTACTGATTACCCGAAAGCAGGGGGATTTTGTGCGGCTTGCAACGGTGGTGCGGGCTGCTGTCAAATATTCATAAAATGGGTGTAACCTTCAGCAAGGATAATTCTGGATCTTTTCTACGGTTGTTTATGAAAAAACTAAATTCGCTTCAAGGCAAAAAACAAAACAAGGGCTTTACCCTGATTGAAATCATGGTGGTTGTAGTCATTCTTGGTATTCTCGCTACGCTGGTGGTGCCAAAAATCATGGGACGTCCCGACGAGGCCCGCGTGGTTGCGGCCAAGCAAGACATAGCTTCGGTGATGCAAGCACTGAACCTGTACCGCCTGGACAACAGCCGCTACCCGACCACCGAACAAGGGCTGCAAGCCCTGGTGACCCCCCCGACCACGGAACCCGTGCCACGCAATTACAAACAAGGTGGTTATTTGTCGCGCCTGCCGGTTGACCCTTGGGGCAGCAACTATCAGTTTTTGAGCCCTGGCATTAATGGCGAAGTGGATGTAATGAGCTTTGGTGCAGATGGCAAAGCCGGTGGTGAGGGCGTGAATGCCGACATTGGTTCCTGGAGCCTCTAAGCGGGGGTTTACCCTGCTTGAATTGCTGGTGGTGATCGTCGTATTGTCGATCGCCGCCGGCCTTATTGTGGTGCGCGGCACACCCGGCGATTCCAATTACCTGGAATCAGACGCCAAAAAACTGTCGCAACTGCTGCGCATTGCCCAGCAGGAATCTCTGTTGAAATCCAAAGACATTCGCTTTGTAGCCGGTGATGAGGGCTACACCTTCGAAGAATTCACAGGCAGCCGCTGGGTACCAGTGACTACGGAACCCTTGCTGCGCCCCCGCCTTTGGGACAACGGCCCCTTCAAGGTGACCTTGATCAACGAGGGCCTTGAAAACAAGTTCCTGACCCTGGAAAGCAGGACTGGCCTGAAACGCCAGGCGATTGTGCTTCAACGCAACCGAGTGCAGGTGGTGCTGGAAAGCCAAGCCAGTGGTGTATTCAAGGTCAGCAAACCCAGCACCACAGTGCTGAACAGGGCCAGTCAAAGCCTATGAAGCAGCAGCGCGGTTTTACCCTGATTGAAGCGCTGGTGGCCATGACCATTATCGCGGTGGCCCTGATTGCCTGCCTGAAGGCAGCCGGCAACTTGAACATTCAGCAAGACGAGATGATCAAGCGGCAGTATGCGCAGTGGAGCGCAAAGAATGCCGCCAACTACATTCGGGTTTCCGGCGTGTTTCCGAGTGCGCAAACCGCGCAGCAATCCTGCCCACAGGGCAATTTCCGGTTTGTATGTCGGGTGGAAATTTCCAACACTCCCAACCCGAATTTCAGGCGGGTGGAAATTCAGGTGCTGGACGCCTTCGAGGGCGACCAAGGCAACCAGCTGGCTCGCTTGGTGATTTTCTTGAGCAGCGCGCCATGAATAAAAATGCCAAGGGTTTTACGCTGCTGGAAGTTCTAATTGCATTGGGCATTGTGTCGGTGATTTCGATTTTGTCCTGGCAGGGTTTGCAGGAAGTATTGCGTTCGGCCAACCGCGTTACAGAGGTGGACGAGCAGATTCAAACCGTAGCCGCTGTTTTTTCACAGTTCGAAAAAGACCTTGGCGCGCTGGAGTTGACGCTGGACACGCCCACCCCGGAGAGCGATTTGATTGAAGTGACCGGCAATGGGCTACTGATTCAGTTTACCCAGCGCAACACCAGCGAACCTGCCTACCGGGAGCGTGTGGAATGGGTGCTGGACGGCACCAATTTGCTTCGGATTGCACGCCGCCAGCCAAACCCGGAGCAACCCTCGATCAGCGACCCGATTGCCACCCGGGGCCTGCAAGTGCGCCTGTTGCGTGAACCCGGCGGGTGGAGCAGCCCTGTGACATTCGGCAACCATGTTGTTCAAGAACGCACAGACCTTGAGTTGCAAGGACCTGCATTGCAGCTGAACAGCGGTACACCGGCACAGCGCCCGCCAGAAAGCGGCGAAGGTGAAACACCGGGCACACCGGAAACAACTGAAGGACAAGCGGTACGAAGCCTGGTGCGGGCGGTTGAAATCAGCTTGACCCAACCCAACAACCAGGTCGTGACGCAGGTGTTTTTAACGGGTGGGGTGTACTGATGAGATCAACGCGAATTCGACCACAACAAGGCGCGGCCGTGGTGATGGCATTGTTCATCGTGGTGCTGTGCACATTGGCAGTGAGCCCTTTGATCTGGAACCTGTTTGCCACTGCAAAAACCATTTCAGTTGCAGCAGCACGCGACCAGGCCGATGCGGTTAGCCGCAGCGGTGTGGATTGGGCCAGGGTTATTTTGCGCGAAGACGCAAGAGTGTCCACCACCGACACATTGACCGAACCTTGGGCAGTGCCCTTGGCTGAAAGCCGCATCAACGAAGGCTTGATGCGCAAGGAAGAAAATGCCACCGACAGTGATGATCGGGAAGTAGTATTGACCGGGCGAATTGAAGATGCACAAGGGCGATTCAACCTTCGCAACCTGGGTGCTGACAACCCCCGCCAACAAGTGTGGCTGGCAGGCTTTACCAAACTAAGTGACCTGCTGAGCGTGCCCGCAGACCAGCGAAACTTGTTGGTTCAAACCTTGAGCACCATGTTCATGCCCAAACTGGTCAACCCTGAAGAACAAGGCATTGATCCGAATGCCCCGCGCATTGAGCCCGCTTTGCGGTGGGAAGAGTTTCAGGGCAAATACGGCATTACTGAAGAAACCTGGAACCAGCTGCGGCCCTATGTGGCCATTTTGCCCAAAGCCAGTGCGGTGAATGCCAACACTGCATCTGCCGAGGTGCTTTACGCAGTAGTAGAGGAAATGAGCTTCAGCGATGCTCAGCGATTGCTGGCCCAACGTGAAAGGGTCACTTTCCGGAATGTGGCGGATATTCGGGCTGCACTGAATGCAAATGTGACCATAAACAATGATTTAATAACCGTGAGCAGCAATTACTTTCTCGTAGAAGGCACTGCGCAGGTAGAGGAGGCGTTGATTCGGACCCGGGCTTTGCTTGAGCGACGAGACCAGCGCGTGTATGTGATGTGGAGACAATAATTGAATAACAACCAACCCCTGTTGGTGATTTGGTGGCCCAAGGCCCTTGACCAAGCCCGTGCGGAAGAGGAGGGCCGCATGATTAGACTGCGCTATGAAGTGCTTGCCCGAAGCGGCGACAAACTGCATGGCGGCGAAGAGGCCCTGAACAAACTACCCAAAGACCTGCCTTGCCTGGTGTTGGTGAACCCCACCGAAGTGGGGCTGTTTGCTGTGGTGCCTCCCAAGTTGACTGGCAACAAACTGAA
Coding sequences within:
- a CDS encoding prepilin-type N-terminal cleavage/methylation domain-containing protein; the encoded protein is MPTLVPGASKRGFTLLELLVVIVVLSIAAGLIVVRGTPGDSNYLESDAKKLSQLLRIAQQESLLKSKDIRFVAGDEGYTFEEFTGSRWVPVTTEPLLRPRLWDNGPFKVTLINEGLENKFLTLESRTGLKRQAIVLQRNRVQVVLESQASGVFKVSKPSTTVLNRASQSL
- a CDS encoding HesA/MoeB/ThiF family protein — translated: MNDEELLRYSRHILLDEIGIEGQSRIASAKVLVVGAGGLGCPSALYLASAGVGTIYIADDDEVDLTNLQRQVLHTTARVGMAKVESAKTHLNELNPCSTVVPIAHRLEGEELEQLVAKVDVVLDCCDNFKTRHAVNRACVKFGKPLVSGAAIRLDGQLAVFELNNPQAPCYHCLFPEGDDVSEVRCATMGVFAPLTGVIGTLQASEALKILAGFGQPMYSTLQIYDSRSCEFTKMKIRKDPKCTVCNA
- a CDS encoding type II secretion system protein N; this translates as MKLALKKPVAQISLSPRLVQGLRMVLWLSTVGLAVWVLIKLFAPAPVVAPAMPAQASANYQIDQSPEARLMGVETAGGLTPPSVNLLGIFANSEGKGAAVMSIEGQPAQSKRVGDEVANGWTLEEVGPTFAVMRRSGQRHQVNLPILEADPNLLRRVPASS
- the gspG gene encoding type II secretion system major pseudopilin GspG — its product is MKKLNSLQGKKQNKGFTLIEIMVVVVILGILATLVVPKIMGRPDEARVVAAKQDIASVMQALNLYRLDNSRYPTTEQGLQALVTPPTTEPVPRNYKQGGYLSRLPVDPWGSNYQFLSPGINGEVDVMSFGADGKAGGEGVNADIGSWSL
- a CDS encoding HAD family hydrolase, whose translation is MRIRYIRRPHAGLSGKVYLLDLDNTLHHASTHILPEINRQMTRYLAEHLALDPQQASELRTQYWLRYGATLLGMMRHHQTNPHHFLASTHRFEGLKKLSSRHGSVPHRLGKLTGLRIMLTNAPRAYAVALCKEMGLYRHLHAVIAIEDMVVHQTWRPKPANILWPNLKTQLKGKRALLVDDTFGHLEQAARHGIQTSWITFPGLGFKPRQLTGKVKHRIRQFEAIRTAKF
- a CDS encoding DUF3108 domain-containing protein — translated: MIKISAAALLSLSSVSSTWAAETTCRGMGKQVIDSDLRFSLTHSQIPGELAISTHKMRVAGTQYKLESTSQAKGFLALLYSGQLTQKSEGLVDAQLGLTPLYYAEQRGKKPVAESMLNAETQQVLFKRNGESAPYEKGLQDRISMIYQIAARLRCNADLKTGETLPMRVMSTGRVGNEVFVLKKTEDLTLDLGKGERRVSTLQFETKPEDAGDEVVRIWYAKDLNWQPAKIEIQDADGKALTQTLIGTGT
- a CDS encoding PulJ/GspJ family protein — encoded protein: MNKNAKGFTLLEVLIALGIVSVISILSWQGLQEVLRSANRVTEVDEQIQTVAAVFSQFEKDLGALELTLDTPTPESDLIEVTGNGLLIQFTQRNTSEPAYRERVEWVLDGTNLLRIARRQPNPEQPSISDPIATRGLQVRLLREPGGWSSPVTFGNHVVQERTDLELQGPALQLNSGTPAQRPPESGEGETPGTPETTEGQAVRSLVRAVEISLTQPNNQVVTQVFLTGGVY
- a CDS encoding D-Ala-D-Ala carboxypeptidase family metallohydrolase — protein: MDLKLSFHPEFCQDTLCHSDTALRCGLDNTCPPELLENLSRLSALLGDIQRSLNIRSGALKINSGFRAHALNEKVGGVPNSQHCMGLAADLVCPEFGSPCDLALAIAQLPCEFDQLILEFGKWVHVSAAPLGKIPRRECLSIFNKDEGYLEGIVKR
- the gspI gene encoding type II secretion system minor pseudopilin GspI codes for the protein MKQQRGFTLIEALVAMTIIAVALIACLKAAGNLNIQQDEMIKRQYAQWSAKNAANYIRVSGVFPSAQTAQQSCPQGNFRFVCRVEISNTPNPNFRRVEIQVLDAFEGDQGNQLARLVIFLSSAP
- the gspK gene encoding type II secretion system minor pseudopilin GspK, giving the protein MRSTRIRPQQGAAVVMALFIVVLCTLAVSPLIWNLFATAKTISVAAARDQADAVSRSGVDWARVILREDARVSTTDTLTEPWAVPLAESRINEGLMRKEENATDSDDREVVLTGRIEDAQGRFNLRNLGADNPRQQVWLAGFTKLSDLLSVPADQRNLLVQTLSTMFMPKLVNPEEQGIDPNAPRIEPALRWEEFQGKYGITEETWNQLRPYVAILPKASAVNANTASAEVLYAVVEEMSFSDAQRLLAQRERVTFRNVADIRAALNANVTINNDLITVSSNYFLVEGTAQVEEALIRTRALLERRDQRVYVMWRQ
- a CDS encoding S41 family peptidase; this translates as MMRQKLRQISLVSVGVVAGVLVSVGISAVAQRQQPEALPLSELRQFTEVFGAIKSFYVEPVGDDKLFNGAISGMVANLDPHSSYLDAEAFKELRVGTQGEFGGLGIEVGTEDGFVKVISPIEDTPAAKAGVKAGDLIVKIDDKPTKGMSLSDAVNLMRGKPKTEIRLTLLRKDVEKPIEVKIIRDVIRVQSVKSKMLDDGIGYVRITQFQEHTGEYLVKAINTLQAKTPMKGLVLDLRNDPGGLLNAAVGVSAAFLPQNTLVVSTDGRTEDSQRKLVAGPEDYLRGREKDYLKELSPIAKTVPMIVVVNGGSASASEIVAGALQDHGRAKVLGTQTFGKGSVQTILPLNNNTAIKLTTARYYTPNGRSIQAKGIEPDYVVTETPEGDIVERVREADLTRHLSNDKGEETPSSKNSDSNKNADMKPIVFGEKDDYQLQQALNYLKGKPVVQNRKAAQTAKSAK